One genomic segment of Diceros bicornis minor isolate mBicDic1 chromosome 25, mDicBic1.mat.cur, whole genome shotgun sequence includes these proteins:
- the MPST gene encoding 3-mercaptopyruvate sulfurtransferase isoform X2, which yields MAEPGSREPETWACSPSVAAAMAPQQLFRALVSAQWVAEALRAPRAGQPLQLLDASWYLPKLGRDARREFEERHIPGAAFFDIDQCSDRTSPYDHMLPSAAHFAEYAGRLGVGPATHVVVYDASDQGLYAAPRVWWMFRAFGHRAVSLLDGGFRHWLRRGLPLSSGKSRPAPAEFQAALDPAFVKTYEDVKENLESRRFQVVDARAAGRFRGTEPEPRDDIEPGHIPGTVNIPFTDFLTEEGLEKSPEEIHRLFQDKKVDLSQPLVATCGSGVTACHVALGAYLCGKPDVAIYDGSWVEWYMRAQPEDVISEGRGKTH from the exons ATGGCCGAGCCCGGAAGCCGGGAGCCCGAGACCTGG GCCTGCAGCCCCAGTGTCGCCGCCGCCATGGCCCCGCAGCAGCTCTTCCGCGCGCTCGTGTCGGCGCAGTGGGTGGCCGAGGCGCTGCGGGCCCCGCGCGCCGGGCAGCCCCTGCAGCTGCTCGACGCCTCCTGGTACCTGCCCAAGCTGGGCCGCGACGCGCGCCGCGAGTTCGAGGAGCGCCACATCCCGGGCGCCGCCTTCTTTGACATCGACCAGTGCAGCGACCGCACGTCGCCCTACGACCACATGCTGCCCAGCGCGGCGCACTTCGCCGAGTACGCGGGCCGCCTGGGCGTGGGCCCCGCCACCCACGTCGTGGTCTACGACGCCAGCGACCAGGGCCTCTACGCGGCGCCGCGCGTCTGGTGGATGTTCCGCGCCTTCGGCCACCGCGCCGTGTCGCTGCTGGACGGCGGCTTCCGCCACTGGCTGCGCCGGGGCCTCCCGCTGAGCTCGGGCAAGAGCCGGCCCGCGCCCGCAGAGTTCCAGGCCGCGCTGGACCCCGCCTTCGTGAAGACGTACGAGGACGTCAAGGAGAACCTCGAATCGCGGCGCTTCCAGGTGGTGGACGCCCGCGCCGCCGGCCGGTTCCGGGGCACCGAGCCCGAGCCCAGAGACG ATATCGAACCTGGCCACATCCCCGGCACTGTGAACATCCCCTTCACAGACTTCCTGACCGAGGAGGGCCTGGAGAAGAGCCCCGAGGAGATCCACCGCCTGTTCCAGGACAAGAAGGTGGACCTGTCCCAGCCACTGGTGGCCACATGTGGCTCTGGTGTCACAGCCTGCCATGTGGCACTGGGAGCCTACCTCTGCGGCAAGCCTGACGTGGCCATCTACGATGGCTCCTGGGTCGAGTGGTACATGCGTGCCCAGCCCGAGGATGTCATCTCAGAGGGCCGGGGGAAGACCCACtga
- the MPST gene encoding 3-mercaptopyruvate sulfurtransferase isoform X1, which translates to MAPQQLFRALVSAQWVAEALRAPRAGQPLQLLDASWYLPKLGRDARREFEERHIPGAAFFDIDQCSDRTSPYDHMLPSAAHFAEYAGRLGVGPATHVVVYDASDQGLYAAPRVWWMFRAFGHRAVSLLDGGFRHWLRRGLPLSSGKSRPAPAEFQAALDPAFVKTYEDVKENLESRRFQVVDARAAGRFRGTEPEPRDDIEPGHIPGTVNIPFTDFLTEEGLEKSPEEIHRLFQDKKVDLSQPLVATCGSGVTACHVALGAYLCGKPDVAIYDGSWVEWYMRAQPEDVISEGRGKTH; encoded by the exons ATGGCCCCGCAGCAGCTCTTCCGCGCGCTCGTGTCGGCGCAGTGGGTGGCCGAGGCGCTGCGGGCCCCGCGCGCCGGGCAGCCCCTGCAGCTGCTCGACGCCTCCTGGTACCTGCCCAAGCTGGGCCGCGACGCGCGCCGCGAGTTCGAGGAGCGCCACATCCCGGGCGCCGCCTTCTTTGACATCGACCAGTGCAGCGACCGCACGTCGCCCTACGACCACATGCTGCCCAGCGCGGCGCACTTCGCCGAGTACGCGGGCCGCCTGGGCGTGGGCCCCGCCACCCACGTCGTGGTCTACGACGCCAGCGACCAGGGCCTCTACGCGGCGCCGCGCGTCTGGTGGATGTTCCGCGCCTTCGGCCACCGCGCCGTGTCGCTGCTGGACGGCGGCTTCCGCCACTGGCTGCGCCGGGGCCTCCCGCTGAGCTCGGGCAAGAGCCGGCCCGCGCCCGCAGAGTTCCAGGCCGCGCTGGACCCCGCCTTCGTGAAGACGTACGAGGACGTCAAGGAGAACCTCGAATCGCGGCGCTTCCAGGTGGTGGACGCCCGCGCCGCCGGCCGGTTCCGGGGCACCGAGCCCGAGCCCAGAGACG ATATCGAACCTGGCCACATCCCCGGCACTGTGAACATCCCCTTCACAGACTTCCTGACCGAGGAGGGCCTGGAGAAGAGCCCCGAGGAGATCCACCGCCTGTTCCAGGACAAGAAGGTGGACCTGTCCCAGCCACTGGTGGCCACATGTGGCTCTGGTGTCACAGCCTGCCATGTGGCACTGGGAGCCTACCTCTGCGGCAAGCCTGACGTGGCCATCTACGATGGCTCCTGGGTCGAGTGGTACATGCGTGCCCAGCCCGAGGATGTCATCTCAGAGGGCCGGGGGAAGACCCACtga
- the TST gene encoding thiosulfate sulfurtransferase → MVHQVLYRALVSSKWLAESVRAGKLGPSLRVLDASWYSPGTREARKEYLERHVPGASFFDIEECRNTASPYEMMLPSEAGFADYVGRLGVSNDTHVVVYDGDHLGSFYAPRVWWMFRVFGHRTVSVLNGGFRNWLKEGHPVTSEPSCPEPAVFKATLDRSLLKTYEQVLENLESKRFQLVDSRSQGRYLGTEPEPDAVGLDPGHIRGSVNMPFMDFLTEDGFEKSPEELRAMFEAKKVDLEQPLIATCRKGVTACHIALAAYLCGKPDVAVYDGSWSEWFRRAPPETRVSQRKGGKA, encoded by the exons ATGGTTCATCAGGTGCTCTACCGGGCGCTGGTGTCCTCCAAGTGGCTGGCGGAGTCGGTCCGGGCTGGCAAGCTGGGCCCCAGCCTGCGGGTGCTGGACGCGTCCTGGTACTCCCCGGGCACCCGCGAGGCCCGCAAGGAGTACCTGGAGCGCCATGTGCCGGGCGCCTCCTTTTTTGACATAGAGGAGTGCCGGAACACGGCGTCGCCCTACGAGATGATGCTGCCCAGCGAGGCGGGCTTCGCTGACTACGTGGGCCGCCTGGGCGTCAGCAACGACACGCACGTGGTCGTGTATGATGGTGACCACCTGGGCAGCTTCTACGCGCCGCGGGTGTGGTGGATGTTCCGTGTGTTTGGCCACCGCACCGTGTCGGTGCTCAATGGCGGCTTCCGGAACTGGCTGAAGGAAGGCCACCCGGTGACATCTGAGCCGTCATGCCCAGAGCCCGCCGTCTTCAAAGCCACACTGGACCGCTCCCTGCTCAAGACCTACGAGCAGGTGCTGGAGAACCTGGAATCTAAGAGGTTCCAGCTGGTGGATTCTCGTTCCCAGGGGCGGTACCTGGGCACTGAGCCAGAGCCCGATGCAGTAG GACTGGACCCGGGCCACATCCGAGGCTCGGTCAACATGCCGTTCATGGACTTCCTGACGGAGGACGGCTTTGAGAAGAGTCCAGAGGAGCTCCGTGCTATGTTCGAGGCCAAGAAGGTAGACCTCGAGCAGCCCCTCATCGCCACCTGCCGGAAGGGTGTCACCGCCTGCCACATTGCCCTGGCCGCCTACCTCTGCGGCAAGCCCGACGTGGCCGTCTATGATGGCTCCTGGTCCGAGTGGTTCCGCCGGGCGCCCCCAGAGACCCGTGTGTCCCAGCGGAAGGGTGGGAAGGCCTGA